In Nymphaea colorata isolate Beijing-Zhang1983 chromosome 13, ASM883128v2, whole genome shotgun sequence, one DNA window encodes the following:
- the LOC116266765 gene encoding BEL1-like homeodomain protein 1, translating to MATYFSGNGAEIQSDSMQTLYLMNPGYVGFPEPTTQGNVVLVNQHAGNSLPGNHQQFIGIPLPPAAQAFMGNQPSEVNSAFLASNLRQHNLWRNNAGELSFVQSIGDASPTAAASSANQFHIPAMGSNSGHQTMGEIPPQLGLQREQQGGLSLSLSSSPVQFMAASNSFQSDVEAAGGMVPPTAAGGGVGGEEGGGEERRVKWEGGLQSVLLGSKYLKAAQELLDEVVNVGRRLKGDRTEKSPSKEGKTKKDPPAAEPEDAGGKRGSELTAAERQELQMKKAKLVGMLEEVDQRYRQYHHQMQMVVSSFEAVAGAGAAKTYTALALQTISKQFRCLRDAIAGQIKMTSKSLGEDDCLAGGKAEGSRLKYVDQQLRQQRALQQLGMMQHNAWRPQRGLPERSVSVLRAWLFEHFLHPYPKDADKHMLAKQTGLTRSQVSNWFINARVRLWKPMVEEMYMEEIKEHEKENTSEEKISKSETNEESAPMKSTSMDSPPPAVDMANSKCLDTISTGQTRSSPPCVSAAGCSLLASASSPDAQILLDIELKQATSKRMAGNGFQDLNPLPSINANMDIKADGTTIGGFRRQSRDGYALAAAAAAAAADQGSSFGSYQLGDIGRFSHENFAPRITTNGVSLTLGLPHCDSLSLSGPQAAAYLSSQSMALGRRHELSSEPSDDFCSLNSTAAAAHPANAYDNINIQTRKRFAAQLLPDFVT from the exons ATGGCTACTTACTTCTCTGGCAATGGCGCAGAGATTCAATCGGACAGCATGCAGACACTCTACCTGATGAACCCAGGATATGTTGGATTTCCCGAGCCGACCACACAGGGAAACGTAGTTTTGGTTAATCAGCACGCCGGAAATTCGTTGCCGGGAAACCACCAGCAGTTCATCGGCATCCCGCTTCCTCCGGCAGCTCAGGCGTTCATGGGCAACCAGCCGAGTGAGGTGAATTCAGCCTTCTTGGCTTCCAATCTCAGGCAGCATAACCTATGGAGGAACAACGCCGGCGAATTGTCGTTCGTCCAGTCGATTGGAGATGCCAGTCCGACTGCCGCCGCTTCCTCCGCGAATCAATTTCATATTCCGGCGATGGGGAGCAACTCCGGCCACCAAACGATGGGCGAGATCCCTCCCCAACTGGGGCTGCAAAGGGAGCAGCAAGGCGGGCTGTCCCTGAGCCTATCGTCGTCACCGGTGCAATTCATGGCGGCGTCTAATTCCTTCCAGTCTGATGTGGAGGCGGCAGGGGGGATGGTGCCGCCGACGGCGGctggaggaggagttggtggTGAAGAAGGGGGAGGCGAGGAGAGGAGGGTGAAGTGGGAAGGCGGGTTGCAGAGCGTTCTCTTGGGATCCAAATATCTGAAGGCAGCGCAAGAATTGCTGGATGAGGTGGTGAATGTGGGGAGGCGTTTGAAGGGCGACCGGACGGAAAAATCACCTTCCAAGGAGGGGAAGACAAAGAAGGATCCGCCGGCGGCAGAACCAGAGGACGCCGGCGGCAAGAGAGGGAGCGAATTAACTGCAGCAGAAAGGCAGGAACTTCAGATGAAGAAGGCTAAGCTAGTTGGCATGCTGGAAGAG GTGGATCAAAGATACAGACAGTACCACCATCAGATGCAGATGGTAGTTTCTTCCTTTGAGGCGGTAGCTGGAGCTGGGGCTGCGAAGACATATACTGCCCTTGCGCTGCAGACGATCTCGAAGCAGTTCAGGTGCTTGAGAGATGCCATCGCCGGACAGATCAAGATGACCAGCAAAAGCCTCGGGGAAGACGACTGCTTGGCCGGCGGCAAGGCTGAGGGCTCGAGGCTCAAGTACGTGGATCAGCAGCTCCGGCAGCAGAGGGCGCTTCAGCAGCTGGGCATGATGCAGCACAACGCATGGAGGCCGCAGAGGGGTCTGCCGGAGAGGTCCGTCTCCGTCCTGAGAGCGTGGCTCTTTGAGCACTTCCTCCACCC GTATCCAAAAGATGCAGATAAGCACATGCTTGCCAAGCAAACAGGCTTAACAAGAAGtcag GTCTCAAACTGGTTCATCAATGCACGTGTTAGGCTTTGGAAGCCAATGGTTGAAGAAATGTACATGGAAGAAATCAAAGAACACGAGAAGGAGAATACGTCGGAGGAGAAAATCAGCAAGAGTGAAACCAACGAGGAGTCCGCACCCATGAAATCCACAAGCATGGACAGCCCGCCACCTGCAGTAGACATGGCGAACAGCAAGTGCTTGGACACGATCAGCACTGGTCAGACGAGATCCTCACCACCATGCGTCTCCGCTGCAGGGTGCAGCCTGCTCGCCTCTGCTTCTTCACCGGACGCACAGATCCTCCTTGACATCGAGCTCAAGCAGGCCACCTCCAAAAGGATGGCAGGCAATGGCTTCCAAGACTTGAACCCCCTTCCATCCATAAATGCGAACATGGACATCAAGGCCGACGGTACGACCATCGGTGGTTTCCGGCGGCAAAGTCGAGATGGCTACGCTCTTGCTGCCGCCGCGGCCGCAGCTGCCGCGGACCAGGGAAGCAGCTTTGGCTCATACCAGCTCGGTGACATTGGTAGATTCAGTCACGAGAATTTCGCGCCTAGAATCACGACAAATGGGGTGTCTCTCACTCTAGGCCTTCCTCACTGTGACTCGCTCTCATTATCTGGGCCACAAGCAGCAGCCTATCTTTCTAGTCAAAGCATGGCATTGGGGAGGAGGCATGAGCTAAGTAGTGAGCCTTCTGATGACTTCTGCAGCTTGAACTCTACTGCTGCTGCGGCTCACCCAGCCAATGCCTATGATAATATCAACATCCAAACCAGGAAGCGTTTTGCTGCTCAGTTGTTGCCAGATTTTGTCACCTGA